From the Chloroherpetonaceae bacterium genome, the window AGTGTGCCACCTTGCTCCACCCATCTTTCGAGCGCCTTTGCACCTTTTGTGCCGATGGAGTATTGGTAATTGCCGCTCGGCATAATTAGCACATTGTATCGCTGTAAGTCATACCGAGAGAGTGCATTCGGATTGAGAAGCGAGACGCGCTGCCTTAGACGCGCATCTAAAAGATGCCAAATCGGGGCAAAACTGGTTGGCTCTACCCCATCACCAACAAGAATACCAATTTTAGGCGCATAAAGTAGCACAAATTCGTTGCCACCTAAGTCTGGTCCTTTGCTGGCTCGCGCTGTGCTGACACCATAGAATGTAACTCCTGTCTCTTTGGCAATCTCGGTGAGGGTCTGCAGTAGCGAAGGTGGATTTTCATTTTTGCGAAGCAGCAGTGCCCCGCGCGGGTAACTTCTTCCAGCTATCTCAAACGGCTTGCGTGCTGCATAGACTTTGCAATCCTTTGCCAAAAGCCGTGAGAGCGCCCACATGGCTCGTTCATCGGTGGCATCTAACAGAAAGCCATATCGAGCATCAGGATTTTCCAGCTTGCCTTGCGGCGAAGTAGGCATTGCTGCCGGTTTGGCTGGCACATTCGGCAATGTGCGACTCCAATAACACTCCAGTCCGTAGGCGATTGGCATTGACCACCCCGTTACATCATAGATTTTTGACTCACCATTTTTTTCCAGCTCATACCGCTCTTCTTGCAGAAACGACAGCGGCATGCGCGGGTCGAATTCCATCATCACTTTGGCGAGCCTACCATTAGGCTGATTTAGGCGCACAATCAGCGTCCCTTTTGGAAAATTGCGCACGGTTGCCTTGCCGCTCCAGTAGTCGACTGCGTTAATAGAAAACTCTTGCTCTGCAATCTCCACCTCAATTTTGTGCATCAGCAGCTTTTCCAACATCCGCTCCACGCGCGTGATTTGAGCTGTTGGCACGATGAAGAAAGCGGCAGGGTCGTTTGCGCCACGCGTTGCCCCCTCTTTACGCAGCGCAAAAAAATCTCTCAGCAGCTCTGTGCGGTTGTTTGCCGCAGTGGTTAGGTTTGCCAGCGAGCTGACAAAATGATGATGCACCGCCTCACGATAGGTTAGCAGAGAGCCGTCTGGGCGCCTTACCAGCGAGCCTTGTGTTGAGGCTTGTTCGTAGAGAATCCCCACTGCCCCAATGTAGAGCGCATAAGAAGAGCCATAGCCCGCATACCACTCATCGAAAATCTCGCGAGTGTAGTAGCTCCAGCCGTATTGGTCAAACGCCTTAGCTTGCTCATCGCTAAAAATTTTCCACCACTTTTTGGTGATGTTTGAGATGTTGGGATTAATCGGTTCACTTGGTGGATTGAAGTAGTAAGTTTGGTCAGACCCCATTTCGTGAGCATCCACAATGAGTTGCGGTCGCCACGCCTGAATGGCTTTTACTCGTGCTTGGCTTTCTGGCGTTACCAACGCCAGCCAGTCCCGATTCATATCAAAGAGGTAGTGATTGAAGCGTCCACTGGGAAAGCCGCCTGTGTGGTTGAGGCTTTGTGCATCAGGATTCGGCACACTGCCTGACCACTGCACAAACTGCTGAATCGCACGCTCTCTGCCATCAGGATTTTCAACTGGCTCAATAATCACTACCAGCGCTTGACGCAGTTTTTCGGTCGCTGCATCTTTGCCTGCTGCAAGATGGTAGGCCACCTGCAGTGCGGCATCTGAGCCAGAGAGTTCATTGCCGTGCACGGTGTAAGCCAGCCAGACAATCGCTGGTAGCTTCTCCGATAGGGCATTCGCTTCTGTGGTAGAAAGCTTTCCTGAAGCCAGTTTCTCTATATCACTTCGAATTGCCGTCAGCCGTGCCAAATTTTCTTGTGAGGAAATGACTGCATAAATCATTTTGCGCTTCTCGAAGGTCTCGCCGAAGGTTTCAATCCTTACCAGCGGCGATTTTTCAGCCAGCGTTTGGAAGTAGCGCACGATGTCGCTATGCCTTGTCGCCTGTGAGCCTAATGGGTAGCCTAATACCGCATCAGGTGTTGGAATTGCAGGGTCGTAACTTGCATTCGGGTAAAAGGGCGGCGGCTCCATTTCTTGCGCCAGTATCCTTTCGGTAAAGAACAGCATGAGGGTGAGCACACGCAGTAGTTTTTTTGACATAGCAATGAACAGTTAAAGTTGATGGAATTGACAAAGATACGACCTGCTGCAGTCTTTTAGAGCGTCGCCTTTGACGATACTGCCTCAGCTTGAACGCTTTGCTTTCTGCAGCGCCTACCAGCTTAGCACTTTACGAATTGGTTTTCACCTGACAATTGTTTTTATTTCAAGTCCAGCCAAGTCGAAACTTGCAAGACTGTGTAGCGCGCAATACAGAGGCGTAAACCAAATGCTGAGAGGTGAAAGCTATGGCAATGATTGTTCAAATAGAAGAAGAGCACTACCTCAAGCTCAATGAACTTTTGGAACTCTGCAGAGCCAAACTGCACCGCTACGACGAGACGCTGATTCGCAAGGCGTTCTTTATGTGTTACCGTGCGCATAGCTCTGTAAAGCGTGCCTCTGGTGAGCCTTACTTTTATCACCCCGTTGAGGTTGCCAAAATTATGCTGGAAGAAATTCCGCTTGACGATGTCTCTGTAGCGGCAGCGTTGTTACACGATGTCGTAGAGGACACGGAATACACGATTGATGACATTCGTGATGAATTTGGCGATGAAGTGGCGACGATTGTGGAGGGGCTGACAAAAATTTCCGATGTTTTTGCGAATCGTGAAATCAAGGAAGCAGAGAGCTTTCGCAAGATGCTGCTTTCGATGATTCACGACATTCGTGTCATTCTCATCAAGTTTTGCGACCGCCTACACAATATGCGCACCTTAGATGCGCTCCCCCCGCATCGCCAAGTGAAAATTGCCACCGAGACGCGCGACATCTATGCGCCTTTTGCACACCGCTTTGGCTTAGGCAAAATCAAAATCGAGCTTGAAAACCTTGCCTTCAAGTATCTCGACCGAGAAGCATATGATGACTTGGTGGAAGCCTTGAAGCTCACTCGCGCAGAGCGCATGGCATACCTCGAGACCGTGATGCAGCCGATTGAAAAAGAACTGCGTCAGCGCGGCTTTGACTTTGAGATTGTCGGTCGACCGAAGCACCTTTACTCCATCTACACCAAGATGCGCACGCAAAATAAGTCGCTTTCTGAAATCTATGACCTCTACGGCATTCGCATCATTCTCAATTCAGACAATCCATCGGATTGCTTTAGCGTCTACGGCTACATTACCCAGATTTTCCAGCCTGTACCTGAGCGCTTTAAGGACTATATCTCTGTGCCGAAGCATAATGGCTACCAGTCGCTACACACAACGATAATTGGTCCGAAAGGCAGAATGGTGGAAGTGCAGATTCGCACGCGCAAAATGCATGAGTTTGCTGAAAACGGTGTAGCGGCACACTGGCGATACAAGGAAAAGGTCAGCACCAAAGATGAGGCAATTGACTCGCTGATTCGCTGGGCGCGTGAGTTAATTGAGAATGCTGACTCTGCCTCCGCTTTTATGGAAGGCTTCCGAATGAATCTTTATCAAGATGAGATTTATGTCTTCACGCCCAAAGGTGATATGAAAGTTTTACCGCGCAACGCTACGCCTGTTGATTTTGCCTTTGAGATTCATACGGAAATTGGTATGCGCTGCATCGGCGCAAAGGTAAATGGTAAAATCGTTGCGCTCAACACCAAACTTAAATCTGGTGACCAAGTTGAAATCATCACTTCCAAACATCAGACTCCTAAAGCTGACTGGGAAAAATTCGTTGTTACGCACAAAGCCAAGCTCAAAATTCGCCAGTTTCTCAATGAAGAGCGCCGCACACAAATTGAAGAAGGACGCACCATTTGGGCAAAACTCATTGAGAAAACCAAGAAAGCTATCAGTGAAAGCGAACTGGTTAGGCTTGCTCGGCACTATGGGTTGCCCACTGTAGCGGACTTTTTCCGTGCAATTGCTGCCAAAGAAATTAACCCCGAGAAAGCTCTGCACGAGCTTTCACAGCCCGAGCAGAAGCCAGAAAAGCAGGTTATTCGCTACACGGACTTTCTCAAAGATGCGCGCCAAACCCATGCGCTGGTTGCAGACCGGTCTAATGAGCCAGTGGTCATTGAAGGAATGAACGGTATTGCCTTTGGGTATGCAAAGTGCTGCAATCCCGTGCCCGGCGATGAAATTATCGGTATTGTAACCGCTGGGGGTATCGTCAAGATTCATCGTCGCAATTGCCGCAATGTCAACAATGAGCAAATTCTAAAAAGCGGTAAGCTGGTTTCCGTCAGTTGGAAAGCCAGTCCCACAAATGAATTCTTGGCAGGGCTGCGCATCTTCGGCGAAGACAAGATGGGAATGACTAACGAAATCACACAAGCAATTCTTAAGACGGAGACCAACATTCGCAGTATTGCACTTAATGCTAAGGACGGGATATTCGAGGGCACAGTGGTTGTCTATGTCAAAGATATTGCGCATCTCAGTCGCTTAGTGGAACGCATCAAGCGCATTGATGGTGTCTTTACTGTAGAGCGATTCTCAAATGCGTAACTTCACCCACTCATCACTTTGCTTCTTCTTTACTGATGCACACTGATGAGTTTGAGTTACACCTTCACTTTCGCTTCTTCGGTAAGTAGGTTAGCATAGAGCCGAGTCTTTCATCAAACACTGTTTCTGCCACCGCGCGCAAGTCTTTTGGCATTACTGCATCAATTCGCTCAATGATTTCGTCGCTGGAAAGAATTCGACCAAAGTAATACATATCGCGTGCAATATGCGAGATGCGGCTCGACATACTCTCTTGCGCCATAATCACCCCGCCTTTCAGTTGTGCTTTGGCCAGTTCTAATTCTTTTGCTGGCACGGTTTTCTCTGTCAGCTTATCTAACTCCCTGCGAATGGATTGTATAGACTGCGACACCTTCTCATAATCCGTGCCCATGTAGATGCTCAGCATATTGGTCTCATCATAGTGATGCAGCGACGAAAAGACGGTGTAAGCCAAGCCTTGTTTTTCACGTAGCTCCAAATTCAGCCTCGAGCTCATTCCGCCGCCTAAGACCATATTGAGCAAATGCGCTGCATAGTAGGTCTCGTCGTTTCGCGCCATTGGGAAACCCAGCATAATGTGTGCCTGCGAGATTGGCTTTACTTTCTCTTTCACGAAGGGTCGGTATGTCTCGTGCAAGTAGGCTTGACGCAGTCGCCCATTGCCCTGTCGACGCTTTGGAATATACTTCTCTGCCAGCGCCAGCATGGCCTTGTGTGATACATTGCCTGCCGCTACCAGCAACATCTTGTTGGTTGTGTAGGCTTCGCTCAGGTATTCCTGAACTGCAGCGCGTGTAAAAGCCCGCACCGTCTTTGGCGTGCCTGCAATTGGTAAGCCAAGTGGGTGGTTGGGGTAAAACAGCTCATCAAATTCATCGCTAATTAGTTCATCAGGCGTATCCTCAATGCTTTTGATTTCTTCAATGATGACGTCTTTTTCTTTTTCAAGCTCTTCGTCTGGGAAAGTGGGGTTAAAGACCAAGTCAGCCAGCACATCTACAGCGACACGCACATATTCATCCAAGACGCGTGCATAAAAGCAGGTTTGCTCCTTGCTGGTATAAGCGTTTAGGTAGCCGCCCACGCGTTCTAAGCTCTTTGAGATTTCAATGTAGTCTCGCTTCTTTGTGCCTTTGAACACCATGTGCTCAATGAAGTGCGAGATGCCATTCAGCTCTGCGGATTCGTCACGTGAGCCAGTGCCGACCCATAGCCCAACGGAGACGCTTCGGACGGTCTTCACTGTCTCCGTAATCACGGTTAAACCATTTGGAAGCGTGGTCATCTCTGCCGTTGAGGGCAGTGCTTGCAACGGCGATGATGAAACCAACTTTGCCTTATGCATAGCCCCAAAGTAAATTGATAAGAGAAAAACCGTAGCAGCGACAAAAAAGTTTGAGCGAATATAAAGCGGCTATCTATGACGCAAAAGAAAAATTACTTTGAGCTTTTTGGCTTGCCTGAAACCCTTAACCTTGATGTCAAGGAATTGCAGAAACGCTTCTATGCCCTTTCTCGTGCTGTGCACCCCGACTTTCACCAGACGGCTACAGAGGCACAAAAAACGCTGAGCTTAGACGCATCGTCTGAACTTAACCAAGCATTTTTGACCCTCAAAGACCGCGAAAAGCGCCTGCACTATGTGATTAACACCTACTTAGGTGAGCTAAGCGATGCTGAAAAAAAACAAACGCCCTCCGAGTTACTTATGCAACTTATGGAAATCCGCGAGAAACTTGAGGACTTCAAGCACCGAAAGGATGATGCTACACGCATCGACTTACAGCGTGAGGTTCAAGCACTTCGCAATGAGCAACAGCGTATTGACGAAGCAATTAATAACCTTATGACGCAATTCGACCAAGCCACCACAGAAGAGACTAAACGGCAAGTGCTTGCCCAGATTCGCAAATGGTTACTGAAGAAAAACTACCTTCGCTCGCTTGCCAGCTCAATAGAAAGCGAGCTTAATCCATCCGAAGTCTGAGCGCAAAGGCTAAATGAACATTCTCATCACGGGTGCAACGGGTTATATTGGGGTAGCACTGGCAGAATACCTACATCGCCATTATGGGCGAAGCATTGCGCTGCTTGCACTTTCTCGCCCAAGTTCGCCACGTGAACGGCTCTCGCACTTGCCGATTACATTTCTTAGCGGCGACCTTACTGAGGCAGTCTCCGTCTGGCGTGCTATTGAGAAAGCCGACGTGGTTTTCCATGTTGCTGGGTTGGTCTCCTACCAGCAACGTGACTACCAGCGGCTCTACCAAACGAATGTAATGGGCACTCGCAATGTGGTGGATGCTTGTCTGCGAAGTAAAGTCAAGCGGCTTATCCACACCAGCTCGACGGCTGCCATCGGCGTGGTAAGCAGGTTAAACACGGAGCAAACACCTTTTCAGAGCTGGCAAATGCGGATTGGTTATATGGCATCGAAGTATTTGGCGGAGTTGGAAGTCTTACGGGGCGTTGCCGAAGGGTTAGATGCAGTTATCGTCAATCCGGGCATCGTAATTGGCGAGGTTCGGGGAATTGATAATGCCACCTCTCGACTGATTCGACAAATTTTCCGTGGTGAAATTCCCTTCTACCCCACTGGCGGCGCAGGTTTTGTCGACATTGAAGATGTCGTCGCTGCGCATCACTTAGCTTGGCACAAAGGTCAGTGTGGAGAGCGGTATATCATTGTGTCAGAGAACCTCTTGTATCAGACGCTGTATGAGCATCTTGCTCAGCTGGGTGGACGCAGTCGCACGGCTGTGCCCCTTAGCCGCACTTTAGGTCGCATCTTCGCACTCAGCGCTGAGAT encodes:
- a CDS encoding M14 family metallopeptidase translates to MSKKLLRVLTLMLFFTERILAQEMEPPPFYPNASYDPAIPTPDAVLGYPLGSQATRHSDIVRYFQTLAEKSPLVRIETFGETFEKRKMIYAVISSQENLARLTAIRSDIEKLASGKLSTTEANALSEKLPAIVWLAYTVHGNELSGSDAALQVAYHLAAGKDAATEKLRQALVVIIEPVENPDGRERAIQQFVQWSGSVPNPDAQSLNHTGGFPSGRFNHYLFDMNRDWLALVTPESQARVKAIQAWRPQLIVDAHEMGSDQTYYFNPPSEPINPNISNITKKWWKIFSDEQAKAFDQYGWSYYTREIFDEWYAGYGSSYALYIGAVGILYEQASTQGSLVRRPDGSLLTYREAVHHHFVSSLANLTTAANNRTELLRDFFALRKEGATRGANDPAAFFIVPTAQITRVERMLEKLLMHKIEVEIAEQEFSINAVDYWSGKATVRNFPKGTLIVRLNQPNGRLAKVMMEFDPRMPLSFLQEERYELEKNGESKIYDVTGWSMPIAYGLECYWSRTLPNVPAKPAAMPTSPQGKLENPDARYGFLLDATDERAMWALSRLLAKDCKVYAARKPFEIAGRSYPRGALLLRKNENPPSLLQTLTEIAKETGVTFYGVSTARASKGPDLGGNEFVLLYAPKIGILVGDGVEPTSFAPIWHLLDARLRQRVSLLNPNALSRYDLQRYNVLIMPSGNYQYSIGTKGAKALERWVEQGGTLIAIEDAAAFLADSAQSLTSVRLRSQALKALQSYEAALQLEESIGKKLDSLEIWEPQRRETPKPSKEEKPEKKDDEALQREDERIRLFMPRGALLTVKLNEEHWLAFGAGEKVAATIATPHIYLSKPPVETVGRFADAENLRVSGLLWPEARAGWAKTGYLMREAKGRGQVILFAGEPNFRAYFHATERLLLNAIYYGVGFGTRQSVEW
- a CDS encoding bifunctional (p)ppGpp synthetase/guanosine-3',5'-bis(diphosphate) 3'-pyrophosphohydrolase is translated as MIVQIEEEHYLKLNELLELCRAKLHRYDETLIRKAFFMCYRAHSSVKRASGEPYFYHPVEVAKIMLEEIPLDDVSVAAALLHDVVEDTEYTIDDIRDEFGDEVATIVEGLTKISDVFANREIKEAESFRKMLLSMIHDIRVILIKFCDRLHNMRTLDALPPHRQVKIATETRDIYAPFAHRFGLGKIKIELENLAFKYLDREAYDDLVEALKLTRAERMAYLETVMQPIEKELRQRGFDFEIVGRPKHLYSIYTKMRTQNKSLSEIYDLYGIRIILNSDNPSDCFSVYGYITQIFQPVPERFKDYISVPKHNGYQSLHTTIIGPKGRMVEVQIRTRKMHEFAENGVAAHWRYKEKVSTKDEAIDSLIRWARELIENADSASAFMEGFRMNLYQDEIYVFTPKGDMKVLPRNATPVDFAFEIHTEIGMRCIGAKVNGKIVALNTKLKSGDQVEIITSKHQTPKADWEKFVVTHKAKLKIRQFLNEERRTQIEEGRTIWAKLIEKTKKAISESELVRLARHYGLPTVADFFRAIAAKEINPEKALHELSQPEQKPEKQVIRYTDFLKDARQTHALVADRSNEPVVIEGMNGIAFGYAKCCNPVPGDEIIGIVTAGGIVKIHRRNCRNVNNEQILKSGKLVSVSWKASPTNEFLAGLRIFGEDKMGMTNEITQAILKTETNIRSIALNAKDGIFEGTVVVYVKDIAHLSRLVERIKRIDGVFTVERFSNA
- a CDS encoding insulinase family protein yields the protein MHKAKLVSSSPLQALPSTAEMTTLPNGLTVITETVKTVRSVSVGLWVGTGSRDESAELNGISHFIEHMVFKGTKKRDYIEISKSLERVGGYLNAYTSKEQTCFYARVLDEYVRVAVDVLADLVFNPTFPDEELEKEKDVIIEEIKSIEDTPDELISDEFDELFYPNHPLGLPIAGTPKTVRAFTRAAVQEYLSEAYTTNKMLLVAAGNVSHKAMLALAEKYIPKRRQGNGRLRQAYLHETYRPFVKEKVKPISQAHIMLGFPMARNDETYYAAHLLNMVLGGGMSSRLNLELREKQGLAYTVFSSLHHYDETNMLSIYMGTDYEKVSQSIQSIRRELDKLTEKTVPAKELELAKAQLKGGVIMAQESMSSRISHIARDMYYFGRILSSDEIIERIDAVMPKDLRAVAETVFDERLGSMLTYLPKKRK
- the hscB gene encoding Fe-S protein assembly co-chaperone HscB, with the protein product MTQKKNYFELFGLPETLNLDVKELQKRFYALSRAVHPDFHQTATEAQKTLSLDASSELNQAFLTLKDREKRLHYVINTYLGELSDAEKKQTPSELLMQLMEIREKLEDFKHRKDDATRIDLQREVQALRNEQQRIDEAINNLMTQFDQATTEETKRQVLAQIRKWLLKKNYLRSLASSIESELNPSEV
- a CDS encoding SDR family NAD(P)-dependent oxidoreductase is translated as MNILITGATGYIGVALAEYLHRHYGRSIALLALSRPSSPRERLSHLPITFLSGDLTEAVSVWRAIEKADVVFHVAGLVSYQQRDYQRLYQTNVMGTRNVVDACLRSKVKRLIHTSSTAAIGVVSRLNTEQTPFQSWQMRIGYMASKYLAELEVLRGVAEGLDAVIVNPGIVIGEVRGIDNATSRLIRQIFRGEIPFYPTGGAGFVDIEDVVAAHHLAWHKGQCGERYIIVSENLLYQTLYEHLAQLGGRSRTAVPLSRTLGRIFALSAEMISILFGIDTPIALDSVRLSERVLFYDNTKSRQELGLTYQPIEKTLETLLFSSYKFQLQRFSSMSAG